In the Solanum pennellii chromosome 5, SPENNV200 genome, one interval contains:
- the LOC107019091 gene encoding DNA repair protein RAD51 homolog 3 isoform X1 produces the protein MEVSSLPISASLRAKLISGGYTSISSLFSVSHSDVARDLKISENQALEILRVASQRRGSERSNGTSSIVNGAQSAWEMLNEEKLLGRITTSCSELDDILGGGISCKEVTEIGGVPGIGKTQLGIQLAVNVQIPMDYGGLQGKAVYIDTEGSFMVERALQIAEACLEDMREYHGFLKRDLQACQVNMQPKDFLENIFYFRVCSYTEQIAVVNYLEKFISEHKDVKVVIIDSITFHFRQDFDDMALRTRLLGGMALKLMKLAKKFTLAVILLNQVTTKYTEGQYQLTLALGDSWSHACTNRVILYWNGIERYAYIDKSPSVRSAAAAYSVTGRGIRSSVSNCKRVKMM, from the exons ATGGAAGTTTCAAGTCTTCCGATATCGGCGTCGCTGAGGGCGAAGCTTATCTCCGGCGGCTACACTTctatttcttctctcttttccGTTTCTCACTCCGATGTTGCCCGCG ATCTAAAGATTTCAGAAAATCAGGCACTCGAGATTTTGAGAGTTGCATCACAAAGGAGGGGATCAGAAAGATCTAATGGAACTAGCTCTATTGTCAATG GAGCACAGAGTGCCTGGGAAATGCTAAATGAGGAGAAATTGCTTGGACGTATCACAACATCCTGTTCAGAGTTGGACGACATCTTGGGTGGGGGTATAAGTTGCAAAGAGGTTACTGAAATTG GTGGGGTGCCAGGAATTGGTAAAACACAACTTGG GATACAACTTGCAGTGAATGTTCAAATTCCCATGGATTATGGCGGTCTTCAAGGCAAGGCAGTATATATAG ATACAGAAGGCAGTTTCATGGTGGAGCGTGCTCTACAAATTGCTGAAGCTTGTTTGGAAGATATGCGCGAATATCATGGATTTTTAAAGAGGGATTTACAAGCTTGTCAAGTTAACATGCAGCCAAAGGATTTCCTTGAGAACATATTCTATTTTCGCGTTTGTAGTTACACTGAGCAAATTGCTGTTGTAAATTACTTGGAAAAGTTCATCTCAGAGCATAAAGAT GTTAAGGTTGTTATAATTGATAGCATTACATTCCATTTCCGTCAAGATTTTGATGACATGGCCCTTAGAACCCGACTACTGGGTGGAATGGCCTTAAAGCTGATGAAGCTTGCAAAGAAATTTACTTTGGCA GTTATCCTCTTGAATCAAGTAACCACCAAGTATACAGAAGGTCAATATCAATTAACTCTTGCATTAG GAGATAGCTGGTCACATGCTTGCACTAACCGGGTGATTCTATACTGGAATGGTATCGAAAGGTATGCATACATTGACAAGTCGCCTTCTGTTCGATCAGCAGCAGCTGCATATTCCGTAACAGGCAGAGGGATTCGGAGCTCTGTTTCAAACTGTAAACGAGTCAAGATGATGTAA
- the LOC107019091 gene encoding DNA repair protein RAD51 homolog 3 isoform X2 — MLPAALEILRVASQRRGSERSNGTSSIVNGAQSAWEMLNEEKLLGRITTSCSELDDILGGGISCKEVTEIVLSMKINYLLIVSGGVPGIGKTQLGIQLAVNVQIPMDYGGLQGKAVYIDTEGSFMVERALQIAEACLEDMREYHGFLKRDLQACQVNMQPKDFLENIFYFRVCSYTEQIAVVNYLEKFISEHKDVKVVIIDSITFHFRQDFDDMALRTRLLGGMALKLMKLAKKFTLAVILLNQVTTKYTEGQYQLTLALGDSWSHACTNRVILYWNGIERYAYIDKSPSVRSAAAAYSVTGRGIRSSVSNCKRVKMM, encoded by the exons ATGTTGCCCGCG GCACTCGAGATTTTGAGAGTTGCATCACAAAGGAGGGGATCAGAAAGATCTAATGGAACTAGCTCTATTGTCAATG GAGCACAGAGTGCCTGGGAAATGCTAAATGAGGAGAAATTGCTTGGACGTATCACAACATCCTGTTCAGAGTTGGACGACATCTTGGGTGGGGGTATAAGTTGCAAAGAGGTTACTGAAATTG TCTTGTCTATGAAGATAAATTATTTGCTGATTGTTTCAGGTGGGGTGCCAGGAATTGGTAAAACACAACTTGG GATACAACTTGCAGTGAATGTTCAAATTCCCATGGATTATGGCGGTCTTCAAGGCAAGGCAGTATATATAG ATACAGAAGGCAGTTTCATGGTGGAGCGTGCTCTACAAATTGCTGAAGCTTGTTTGGAAGATATGCGCGAATATCATGGATTTTTAAAGAGGGATTTACAAGCTTGTCAAGTTAACATGCAGCCAAAGGATTTCCTTGAGAACATATTCTATTTTCGCGTTTGTAGTTACACTGAGCAAATTGCTGTTGTAAATTACTTGGAAAAGTTCATCTCAGAGCATAAAGAT GTTAAGGTTGTTATAATTGATAGCATTACATTCCATTTCCGTCAAGATTTTGATGACATGGCCCTTAGAACCCGACTACTGGGTGGAATGGCCTTAAAGCTGATGAAGCTTGCAAAGAAATTTACTTTGGCA GTTATCCTCTTGAATCAAGTAACCACCAAGTATACAGAAGGTCAATATCAATTAACTCTTGCATTAG GAGATAGCTGGTCACATGCTTGCACTAACCGGGTGATTCTATACTGGAATGGTATCGAAAGGTATGCATACATTGACAAGTCGCCTTCTGTTCGATCAGCAGCAGCTGCATATTCCGTAACAGGCAGAGGGATTCGGAGCTCTGTTTCAAACTGTAAACGAGTCAAGATGATGTAA
- the LOC107020409 gene encoding transketolase, chloroplastic-like, with translation MASSSSLNLSQAILSRSVSRHGSSSSPSSQLSPSSISLPTFSGLKSTTATSFRRRILPSAAAAGRHSAIRASAAVETLQKTDNALVEKSVNTIRFLAIDAVEKANSGHPGLPMGCAPMGHILYDEIMRYNPKNPYWFNRDRFVLSAGHGCMLQYALLHLAGYDAVREEDLKSFRQWGSKTPGHPENFETPGVEVTTGPLGQGIANAVGLALSEKHLAARFNKPDAEIVDHYTYCILGDGCQMEGISQEAASLAGHWGLGKLIAFYDDNHISIDGDTEIAFTEDVAARYEALGWHVIWVKNGNTGYDEIRAAIKEAKAVTDKPTLIKVTTTIGFGSPNKSNSYSVHGSALGAKEVEATRQNLGWPYEPFHVPEEVKSHWSRHVPEGAALEAGWNTKFAEYEKKYPEEAADLKSIITGELPADWEKALPTYTPESPADATRNLSQQNLNALAKVLPGFLGGSADLASSNMTLMKMFGDFQKSTPEERNIRFGVREHGMGAICNGIALHSPGLIPYCATFFVFTDYMRAAIRISALAESRVIYVMTHDSIGLGEDGPTHQPIEHLASFRAMPNVLMLRPADGNETAGAYRVAILKNKTPSILALSRQKLPQLAGTSIEGTAKGGYTISDNSSGNKPDVILIGTGSELEIAVKAADELRKEGKAVRVVSFVSWELFNEQSAEYKESVLPAAVTARVSIEAGTTFGWEKIVGSKGKAIGIDRFGASAPAGKIYKEFGITAEAVIAAAKQVS, from the exons atggcttcttcttcttctctcaatCTCTCTCAAGCTATCCTTTCTCGTTCAGTTTCTCGCCATGGATCTTCTTCTTCCCCTAGCTCTCAGCTTTCCCCTTCTTCCATCTCTCTTCCAACTTTTTCCGGTCTCAAATCCACCACTGCTACCTCATTCCGCCGCCGTATTCTTCCCTCCGCCGCCGCCGCCGGAAGACACTCGGCGATTCGCGCTTCAGCTGCTGTAGAGACTTTACAGAAAACTGATAATGCCCTTGTTGAGAAATCTGTAAATACGATCAGATTTTTGGCTATTGATGCTGTTGAAAAGGCGAATTCGGGTCATCCGGGTTTACCTATGGGATGTGCTCCTATGGGTCATATATTGTATGATGAGATCATGAGATATAACCCCAAAAACCCTTATTGGTTTAATCGTGATCGCTTTGTTCTCTCCGCCGGACATGGATGTATGCTTCAGTATGCTTTGCTTCACCTCGCTGGCTATGATGCTGTTAGG GAAGAGGACTTGAAGAGCTTCCGCCAGTGGGGAAGCAAAACCCCTGGACACCCCGAGAACTTTGAGACACCTGGTGTTGAAGTCACTACTG GGCCTCTGGGACAAGGGATTGCCAATGCCGTTGGCTTGGCCCTCTCAGAGAAGCACTTGGCTGCTCGTTTCAATAAGCCGGATGCTGAGATTGTAGACCACTACAC CTATTGTATTCTTGGTGATGGTTGTCAGATGGAGGGTATTTCACAAGAAGCTGCTTCTCTTGCTGGACACTGGGGGCTCGGAAAGCTGATTGCTTTCTATGATGACAACCACATCTCAATTGATGGTGACACAGAAATCGCCTTCACCGAGGATGTTGCTGCCCGTTATGAGGCTCTCGGTTGGCATGTAATCTGGGTGAAGAACGGTAACACTGGTTATGATGAGATTCGTGCTGCCATTAAGGAAGCAAAAGCAGTGACAGACAAACCCACTTTGATCAAG GTGACTACAACCATTGGTTTTGGCTCGCCCAACAAGTCAAACAGTTACAGTGTCCACGGAAGCGCACTTGGAGCTAAGGAAGTAGAAGCCACAAGGCAGAACTTGGGATGGCCTTATGAGCCTTTCCATGTGCCTGAAGAAGTCAAGAG CCATTGGAGCCGTCATGTTCCCGAGGGTGCTGCTCTTGAAGCTGGATGGAATACCAAGTTTGCTGAATATGAGAAGAAGTACCCAGAGGAAGCTGCAGACCTTAAATCCATCATCACTGGTGAACTACCTGCTGACTGGGAGAAAGCTCTTCCT ACCTACACACCTGAAAGTCCAGCAGATGCCACCAGAAACCTGTCCCAACAAAACTTGAATGCTCTTGCCAAGGTTCTTCCTGGTTTCCTTGGTGGTAGTGCTGATCTTGCCTCATCAAACATGACCCTCATGAAAATGTTTGGTGACTTCCAAAAGAGCACCCCAGAGGAGCGTAATATTAGATTTGGTGTTCGTGAACATGGTATGGGAGCTATCTGCAATGGAATTGCTCTCCACAGCCCTGGCTTAATTCCCTACTGTGCTACTTTCTTTGTGTTTACTGACTACATGAGAGCAGCCATTAGAATTTCAGCTTTGGCTGAATCACGTGTTATCTATGTGATGACTCACGATTCAATTGGGCTTGGAGAAGATGGACCTACACATCAGCCCATTGAGCACTTGGCAAGTTTCCGTGCAATGCCCAATGTTCTGATGCTCCGTCCAGCAGATGGTAATGAGACGGCTGGTGCTTACAGGGTGGCAATCCTCAAGAATAAGACACCATCAATCCTGGCTCTTTCTCGGCAAAAGTTGCCCCAGCTTGCTGGAACTTCTATTGAAGGAACAGCAAAGGGTGGCTACACTATATCAGACAACTCTTCAGGCAACAAGCCTGATGTCATTTTGATTGGTACTGGCTCAGAGCTGGAAATTGCTGTCAAGGCTGCTGATGAACTCAGAAAGGAAGGAAAGGCGGTGAGAGTTGTCTCCTTCGTTTCTTGGGAGCTTTTCAATGAGCAATCAGCTGAGTACAAGGAAAGTGTCCTTCCAGCTGCTGTTACCGCTAGAGTTAGCATTGAAGCTGGAACCACATTTGGGTGGGAGAAGATCGTCGGATCCAAGGGGAAGGCCATTGGAATCGACAGATTCGGTGCCAGTGCCCCAGCTGGAAAAATATACAAGGAGTTTGGAATTACAGCAGAGGCTGTTATAGCTGCAGCTAAACAAGTTTCTTAG
- the LOC107020756 gene encoding 3-phosphoshikimate 1-carboxyvinyltransferase 2 — translation MAQISKMTQGIQTLYPNSKIHKPQVPTFLPSLSFGSKNLKKSAKCLWVLNKDSVLTTRSCSSSFRISASVATTQKPSEIVLQPIKEISGTVKLPGSKSLSNRILLLAALSEGTTVVDNLLSSDDIHYMLGALKTLGLQVVDDSGNQRAVVEGCGGLFPAGKESKEEIQLFLGNAGTAMRPLTAAVAVAGGNSRYVLDGVPRMRERPISDLVDGLKQLGAEVDCFLGTKCPPVRIVSKGGLPGGKVKLSGSVSSQYLTALLMAAPLALGDVEIEIIDKLISVPYVEMTLKLMERFGISVEHNSSWDRFFVRGGQKYKSPGKAYVEGDASSASYFLAGAAVTGGTITVEGCGTNSLQGDVKFAEVLEKMGAEVTWTENSVTVKGPPRNSSGRKHLRAIDVNMNKMPDVAMTLAVVALFADGPTAIRDVASWRVKETERMIAICTELRKLGATVEEGPDYCIITPPEKLNVTEIDTYDDHRMAMAFSLAACADVPVTINDPGCTRKTFPNYFDVLQQYSKH, via the exons ATGGCACAGATTAGCAAAATGACACAGGGGATACAAACCCTTTATCCCAATTCCAAGATTCATAAACCCCAAGTTCCCACATTTCTCCCTTCACTTTCTTTTGGATCTAAAAACCTgaaaaaatcagcaaaatgtTTGTGGGTTTTGAATAAAGATTCAGTTTTGACAACAAggtcttgttcttcttcttttaggATTTCAGCATCAGTGGCTACAACCCAGAAACCTTCTGAGATTGTGCTGCAACCCATCAAAGAAATATCAGGCACTGTCAAATTGCCTGGCTCTAAATCCCTATCCAATCGTATCCTCCTTCTTGCTGCTCTATCAGAA GGAACAACTGTGGTTGACAATTTGCTAAGTAGTGATGATATTCATTACATGCTTGGTGCCTTGAAAACACTTGGACTGCAAGTAGTAGATGACAGTGGAAACCAACGAGCTGTTGTTGAAGGTTGTGGTGGTTTGTTCCCTGCCGGTAAAGAGTCCAAGGAAGAGATTCAACTTTTCCTTGGAAATGCAGGAACTGCAATGCGGCCACTAACAGCAGCAGTTGCTGTAGCTGGCGGAAATTCAAG GTATGTACTTGATGGAGTTCCTCGAATGAGAGAGAGACCAATTAGTGATTTGGTTGATGGTCTTAAGCAGCTTGGTGCAGAGGTTGATTGTTTCCTTGGTACGAAATGTCCTCCTGTTCGAATTGTCAGCAAGGGAGGTCTCCCAGGAGGGAAG GTGAAGCTGTCTGGATCCGTTAGCAGCCAATACTTGACTGCTCTGCTTATGGCTGCTCCACTGGCTTTAGGAGATGTGGAGATTGAAATCATTGACAAACTAATATCTGTACCTTATGTCGAAATGACTTTGAAGTTGATGGAGCGATTTGGTATATCTGTGGAGCACAATAGTAGCTGGGACAGGTTCTTTGTCCGAGGAGGTCAGAAATACAA GTCTCCTGGAAAAGCTTATGTGGAAGGTGATGCTTCAAGTGCTAGTTACTTCTTGGCTGGTGCAGCTGTCACAGGTGGAACCATCACTGTTGAAGGTTGTGGGACAAACAGTTTACAG GGGGATGTCAAATTTGCTGAGGTTCTTGAGAAAATGGGAGCAGAAGTTACATGGACAGAGAATAGCGTCACAGTCAAAGGACCTCCAAGGAATTCTTCTGGAAGGAAGCACTTGCGTGCCATTGATGTGAACATGAATAAAATGCCTGATGTCGCCATGACACTTGCTGTAGTTGCACTTTTTGCTGATGGTCCCACTGCTATAAGAGACG TTGCTAGTTGGAGAGTCAAGGAAACTGAGCGCATGATCGCCATATGCACAGAACTTAGGAAG TTGGGAGCAACTGTTGAAGAAGGACCTGACTACTGCATAATCACCCCACCGGAGAAATTAAATGTGACCGAAATTGATACATATGACGATCACAGGATGGCCATGGCCTTTTCTCTTGCTGCTTGTGCAGATGTTCCAGTCACCATCAATGACCCTGGCTGCACGCGGAAAACCTTCCCAAACTACTTTGATGTCCTTCAGCAGTACTCCAAGCATTGA